The nucleotide sequence AAGCTCAAAAGTTGGGGGAAGATTAATAAAAAAAACAGATATTTGCTAAAAACAATTAAGCTTGGAAGCATATCTAGAATTATTAAAACTTATTTTACCTACCTTTTTGGTTGATCATTTTGATTTGAACTCTTTTAAAAATTCAGAAGAAAACCTACATCTATATTTTGAAGAAAAATTAAGCCCTCCAAAAGAGTTTAACTCTGAAGATTTAGTATCTAAAGGTTTTTTGGATGAAATTACCATTCAAGACTTTCCTCTTAGAGGCAAGCTTGTTTATTTACACATTAAACGCCGTCGTTGGACAAACAAAAACACCGGCGAAATAGTTAAAAGAAATTGGCAGTTAGTAGCTAAAGGAACCCGTATGACGCAAGAATTTGCGGCTTTTTTAAAAGAAATTAATAGATAACACAGCTGTTAATTGTAAAACTATCGGAGGGTTCTTTGGCGTTAACGGCAAAAAACTTCAAAGGCAATATAAAAAACATCTCAGCTCATTTAGCACTTGGCAACCCAAGGAACACGCTCATCAATGGATTGTTTACCCCCAAAACATTGGTACGCATTTGGCAATTGACGAAGTAGCCTTGTCTCAAGGCGAACTTTATACCATTGTTACCAATAAAAAAGCCAAGGGTAAAAAAGGATCATTAGTTGCCATTATTGCCGGAACCAAAACAGAACAAGTTATTGAACATATTAGTAAAATAGATTTAAAAAAAAGACAAGCAGTTATTGAAATTACTTTAGATATGGCTAATTCTATGAAGTTAATAGCCAAAAAATGTTTTCCAAAAGCAGTACAAGTGACAGATCGTTTCCACGTGCAAAAATTAACCTTAGAAGCGTTACAAGAACTTAGAATAAAGCATCGATGGGAAGCTATGGATAAAGAAAATCAAGCCGTACTACAAGCTAAATCAGAAAACAAAACATATAACCCACCAATTTTAAACAATGGCGATACTGTAAAGCAATTGTTGGTCAGAAGCCGTTATTTACTGTATAAATCAAGAGAAAAATGGACAAAAAATCAAGAAGAAAGAGCCGAAATCCTATTTAAATTATATCCCGATATTAAAACAGCATATTCTTTATCCGCACAACTACGAACTATCTACAATAGTAAAAACGATAAAAATAGTGCTATGCTAAAATTAGCACATTGGTATAGAAAAGTAGAAGAAGCGGGCTTTAAAAACTTCAATATTGTTCTCAATACCATAAAGGGTAATTACCAATCAATACTAAACTATTTCGATAATCGAAGCACCAATGCATCAGCAGAGGCTTTTAATGCTAAAATTAAAGCTTTTAGATCACAATTTAGAGGTGTTAGAAAAATTGATTTTTTTCTGTTTAGATTATCTAAGCTTTTTGCTTAATCCCCAACTTTTGAGCTTGATCCATATAAATTGGGATATTTTGATATGAAAAAAAACAAAAAACCCGCAAATCCATAGAATTTGCGGGTTTCTGACGTCACTTAGTGTAAGTGTTGTCGGGGTGGCAAGATTTTACTCCTAACCCACAAATTCCTATATATCAATAATTTGACAATCTTATTTAAGAACTACTCACCGAATTACTCACATTTAGTTTGTAACCAATTAAACCAAATTTAGCTAATTCTATCACTAAATAAATACTCTTTAGTGTATTTTCAGCTTCCGGAACTCTTCGGAGTTTTGAATTTTGATGGTGCAAATGTATTCACTTTTATAACACCACGCAACTATTTTACTTAATTTTTTAGCAATTATGAACCCTCTCTTTTTTAACCTGCTAAAAATTAAATAATTAATGAACAAAAAATTTATCGTGTTTAGTTTTAAGTCTGTATTTTTACACTCTCCCCTTTCTTAAATCGACTTTTAAAAATCATTTTTTTTTACATCGTTTAGCCTTTCTTTTTCGATTGTAAATAATGTATGGGAACCCATTTCCCATAAGAAACGGATAAAAAGGCAGCCAAGGTACGGCGGTCACCCACCACATCTCCCTGATCAATAAAAAAATGAATGAACGGTTTCCCCCTAAAGGAACCCCCATTAAGTCATTTTTTTCCTGCTCTAACGCATTGACCGCCTTGGTTGTCTGCTTTCTTTTTTTCCGTTTTTTCTTTTGGAAAAAAGTTTTTTGGAGGGAAAGGCAGGGCGGAAAGAAAAGCGAACGTAACAGGATTGTATCACATTTTAAACAAGGACGATTATGAACATCATCGGAAGACTGACAAGGGATGCGGAAGTACGCACAACGTCACAGGACAAACAGGTAGTAAACTTTTCGGTAGCGGTAAACGACAGCTATCAGAACAAAGAGGGCGAACGGATTGAGCAAACCGCCTATTTCGACTGCTCCTATTGGAAAACCCCTAACGTAGTGAAAATGCTGACCAAAGGTCTATTGGTAGAACTCACAGGCAGGATAAGCACAAGGGCGTGGATAGGCAAAGACGGAGAACCAAAAGCAGGTTTGAATTTCCATACCTCCGACATCAAACCACTTGCAGGTGGCAGGAAAGCCGAAACCGTACAGGCTACTGCACAATCGGAAACCAATAGTATAGCAGGACAATCAACGGAAGACGACCTACCATTCTAACAACGAGCATTCAATCATTTTTTAACATCAAAATTTTAGTATTATGGCACATAACATCAATTTCAACGAGCAAACAGGGCGTTATTCATTTTTCAGCGTTCAGCAAAAAGCGTGGCACGGTTTAGGACAAATCGTGGAACAGTACCCAACAAGCGAAGAAGCTATCCGCCACGCAGGGTTAGATTACGAGGTCGTAAAAAGCCCTCTGTTTACCAAAGGTTCGGGCATCATCGAAACCGCACAGGGTATCGAAATCGGTAACACGGAATTGGAAGTTCCCGACTACTTTGCCAATATCCGTACAGACAACAATGCGGTATTGGGTGTAGTCGGCAAGGATTACCACATCGTACAAAACCGTGATGCGTTCAATTTCTTTGACAGCATTGTAGGCAGTGGCGAGGGTATTTTATACGAAACCGCAGGAGCATTAGGTAAAGGGGAACGCATTTTTATCACAGCCAAATTGCCCGACTATATCCGTGTAGGTACTGGCGATGACGTAACGGAAAAATACATTTTCCTTACCACTTCGCACGATGGTAGCGGAAGTATTACCGCAGCGTTTACGCCTATCCGTATTGTTTGCCAAAACACTTTGAACGCATCGCTACGCAATATGACCAATGTGGTGCGTATCAAACACACTTCGGGTGCAAAACAGCGTATCGAGAACGCCCATAAGATTATGGGATTGGCTAACACATTGAGCAATCAATTAGAGGGCATTTTCAACGAGTGGGCAAAGGTAAAAGTTACCGACCGAGAAGTCAAAAAACTCATCCAAATGGCACTTTGTCCGAACAAGGAAACTTTTGATTTGCTCAAAAAGGGTGCGGAAGACGAAGTTTCGACCGTATTTAAAAATGTAGTGGATAATGTCTTTACCTATGCAATGATAAGCGACACGCAGAAAATGGACACTACCAAAGGTACGCTGTTTGGTGCGTACAATGCCGTGACAGGCTACTATCAGAATGTACGCAATTACAAGAACGACGAAGCCAAACTGCAAAGCATCGTATTGGGCGGTACGGCTCAACAGAAAACACAGAAAGCGTTTGACCTGTGTACCGCTTTTGCGACAGAGGGAGCAGAAATCCTAAACTTTAATTAAACAATCACAGGCTACCGCCTTAATCGGTGGTAGCCTATAAAACAAATCATTATGGCAAATTGGTGCAGTAATACGGTTGTTTTCGAGGGAGAACCCGAAGCAATCGAACAGATACAACAGCTATTCAAATCAATGGCTGAAAAGCAACAGAAAGAAAATTGCGGACAACTGCCCGACTTTGTTTCGAGGCAAAATGGCGGTTGGTTCTTTGACATCTACCAAGACGATGATGTTACAGGCGTATTCCAATACGAAACGAAATGGTCGCCCAATATTGAGATAGTACAAGCGATAGCAGAACACTATAACGTGCATTTTACACAGGACTATGAGGAATTAAGTAACGGTGTATGTGGCAGGGTAATATTTTCTGACAAGCTACTCACAGATATTTATTTGGACGAGGAAGAATTTGAGCAATACGAGTTCGATGAAGAAACCGACACCTATCATTTTGAGGGCGAAGAATACGAAAGCGACTATGAAATATTGGAAACCCTATTGGAGCGAAAAATTGTCATTCATCAATCTTAAATGCAGACACAATGGAAACAAAATCAATAGCCACAAAGTTTGTCCGCCACGATGTTCCCGAACTCAAAACCCTGCAAAACGCAAAGGTTTACCTGTTGAGGGAAAAACTGAACAAAGGCGAAAAGATGAACCGAGCCGAAAAGAATTGGCTTGCAGAAGCCGTAAACCGAAATGCTTTTTTCAAAAGAGCCGTTCCCTTGCAGGGTTATCGCTTCGGGTTTGAAGATGTTCTGAAAACCTATGTCGTTAAGCAGTACGGCAGTTGGGCAGAATACAACGCTCCCGACAAAACAAGTCTTAGAAGTATTGTTTACGGCAGTATTGACCGGATAGCAGAAATCAGTAACTAACAAGCAAAGCAGGTATGAAAATAACAGATTTAAACGGTTGCGAAATTGAAGTAACCAACCTAAAAGAAGCAATCAAAATAGCCAAACGCAATACAGGATATAGCCACGAGGATAAGCGCTTTTCGGAGTTCGACAAAAGACAAAAAAACTATTGGGCGGATATGTACGAAAAACTAAATGCAATCAAAAAACAATCTTTAACAATTAAAATCAAAGAACGATGAACACAAACTTTTTCAATCAGATAGCACAGTTGGATTTTACAGGTAATTTACAACTGACCATTACCAAAGGAGTAGAAAATAACCTAATTGTATTAGTGTATTTAAACAACGAGCAATGTGGGGATAACGCCAAAAACCTTATCCCCCCATTGACATATAACGGAACACCACAAGAGTTTGACGAGGAGTTTTTTGAGAAGATAACAACCCCTGTACAAAAGGTATCGGGATTGATGGTAGATATGGAAAATTTCCAAATGCAGTTGGACGATGCAAAAAAGCAATCTGCAATGGAAAAAGATAAATCCGACAAGGAGAAAAAGTTACAGGATGCCAAAGACAAAAAATATAAGGATGCAATGGCAAAAGCGGACGAACTCGAAAAAGAGGGTAAATACCGTGATGCGTGGGTAAAAGTTCCCGAGCCTGCCGAATACCCCGAAAAGAAAGAGGAAATCATCAAACGCAGGTCGGAATTATCGGCAAAATTTGCCCCCGACCTTTTCGGAACACCACAGGAACAGGAAAAATCCGAACCACAACAAGAGGGACTTTATCCGAACTATCCCGAAAGCGAAGAAAATGACGTGTATTACGAAGAAGATGAACAGGAATATTAACCATAAAATCCAAATAGTATGTTATTGACGTTAGACAGACCGAGAATTTTTATACTCAAAGAAAACGGACAGGATGTAAGGCTTACCGACCCCGAACCCCGTTGGAGCGTACAGGCGGTAATGAACTTTTTCGCCAACAGATACCCCATTTTAACCACCGCAAAGGCATCTGCACCGCAAATTAAGGATGAAGCAATCGAATACCGTTTCGAGAGCGTAATGGGTACGAAAGGTTAATTTAAAAATCGAAAACAATGAATTATGCAACGCAAAATACTATCGGGAACAATCAGCATTCCCGAAAAAGACAGGCAAAAGCAACTGCACCGACAATTGGGCGAGTTCGCAGAGTGGATGCAAAGACCCAAAGACGCCAACGAAGTACGGAAAGACAAACAGCAATCCGTACCGATAGCGATGCTACCAATGGTATTTTAATGTGCAGTTTTCTGCCTAAACTGAAAACAGGAGAAAACTTACAGGCTTGTCAGAAAACGGAAAGGGATTTTTACAAGTCCCTTTCCAAAATCGCAAAGAGTTACAAGGTAGAACCGATGCAGACCAAAGAGTACGGCTATCCCTACAATGTGGCATTGGCTCTTTGGGATATGCAAACGAAGTTGAAACAAACGCACAGGGATTGGGACAGACTGTATCTTGCAAAAAGCAAAAGGAAAGCTTTTTTGGCAACCACGGAAAATTTCGATACGGGTACTACTTTGTACTATATTCCCATTGTCCCTCTTTTTCTGATGCTCAAAGACCCAAAGAGGAAAAAGAATGCACAATTGTTACTGTCTGTTTGCAGTTACCTCTACCGTGTTGCAGGTGTACCTTATTACAGGGACGATGGTACTTTTTTGGGCGGACAGTATGAAATGCACAAAGAGTGGATGGAACAGGAAGAAACGGACGAATGCTATCAAGACGAATTGGCTGTTGCGGAATATACAGGCGACAAAATGGAGCAAAAGCTACGCAACCCAAACAACGTGAAATTGTTTGAACAGCGTTTAAGCCGATTTAAAAGCCGTGATGCGTTCGACAACGAATGTTGGCAGGTGGCGTGCAATGCCTTTGTCCTTTATTCGGAATACCCGACAGCGGGTATTTTCAGAAATGCACCATTGAACTATTACGATCCTTATGCCGATGAATATGACAATGAAGTCATCGGAATGGAAAAATACATTTCCTTTATTGCCGATACCAAGGGCTGGTTATATAGGAATATATGCGAATCTATCAATAACGAGTTTAACGAAATCGGGGGATTGGAAGAACCAACGATATACAAACCTATTGACGGAAGCAAAATTGCAGGAAACAACTTTGATTTTGAGAAACGGTTCTTTGAACTATTGGACAAATTATGCGGATTATTATATGAATATAAAACAACAGGGATATGAATACCGTAAACAACATCACAGAAAAAATAGGGACATTGTACCACCCCCAATCCGCTTTGGTTTTCTACCAGAGCAAAGATAAAAATGCCGGTATGTACGTGGAGCATTTCGATATGGACAGCAACGGCATACCGGTAAATGCACATCCGCTGACCGTAAAGGAAGGCAACGCATTGGCAGGGGCATTGAAAATCAATGAAGAAAAAAACAGAACCTTTTTAAAGCCAAAGGGTATTTTACCGACCAACATCCTGCACATCAATCCGAGTGAAAAAGGTACGGTACTCTGGTACACCAAAGCACGGCAAAGGCAACTGTATTTTGTGGAAAGTTTAGGCATACCGAGTGGAAAGGCACACGTACCGCCACTGCTTTGGTATGCCGACAAAGAAACGCTTTCAGTGTTCGCTTTGGCAAGTGACAGGCGACCCATCGAAAAAACGCCCTTGCATTATGCACCGTTCTTCAATATTTATGAAAAAGGCGATGTGTGTATGGGAACGGTAACCATCGACATCAAAAATTCGGCATCGGTCGAGGAATTTACACAGGCTTGGGAAGACTATTTTTTTAACAGCTATTTCAGCCATTTATTGGGTAGTTATAATCCGATAAAAGGTAATTGCGTAAACCTTTGGGAAGACCTTGTAGGAACGGACAAACCCTTTCCTAAAGAGCGATTGAAAAAGAATAACAGAACATTAAAAAAACTATTATGATGAAAACAGAGAAAGAAAAAGTGCATTTTACGGACAATTATTTACTTGACCCGACCAATCCGATAACGGTCAATGTAATCGGTGCAGGCGGTACAGGCTCAAAGGTTTTGACCGCCTTAATGGAAATGAACCACAGTTTGATTGCATTGGAACACGCAGGGTTGCAGGTACGGTTATGGGACGATGACATCATCACAACGGCAAATTTAGGCAGACAGCGTTTTGCCGACTGCGAGGTAGGCTTGTATAAATCGGTTGCTCTCATCAACCGTTGCAACCGCTTTTCGGGTACAAACTGGAAAGCCGAAACCCAAAAATTTGAAAAAGACTTTTTCGGAAAATGCCCAAATACGGCATTAGCAACCATTACCATTACTTGCGTGGATAGCGTAAAGGCGAGATTTGAGGTCGCCGAAATTCTGAAAGCAAGAGGTTACGGGGGGAATTACAGGGATACACCGACCTATTGGTTAGACTTCGGCAACAGCCGGCACACAGGGCAGGTCTTGTTATCCACTGTCGGCAAAATCCAGCAACCAAAGTCCGAGAAATTTGAAACGGTAGCAAAACTGCCCTTTGTTACCGATGAATTTGGCGAACTGCTCAGACAGTCCGAACAGCAAGACGATACGCCAAGTTGCAGTTTGGCAGAAGCATTGGACAAGCAGGATTTGTATATCAATTCCTCGCTAACTCAAATGGGTTGCTCGTTACTGTGGAGCTTATTCCGCAATGGTATGACACCGTACAGGGGATTTTTCCATAACCTTAAAGATTTTACCACCCACCCTATAAAAGTCGCCTGAAACCCTTATCGGGCGGCAAAAACGCACTTCCTTCCGATGGTCGGAAAAGCGTTTTTGCGGTTTTAAAGCGGATGCAAGCACTTTGCAGAAACGCACTCCACTTCGTTCCTTACTGCCTTTCCGCAAATAGCTTCCGACGTGCTTGTGCTGCCCAATCGGGCAGGATATATTATTAGTCTTTTATTAAAGTTCAAATTCTTTTGGATACTGAACAATTCCTTTTACATTTTGTAAGGAGTTTTCAACTAACTCTATTGCCAGACAATTAGCCTCCGGAACATCAAAAGGCAGTTGGATTCCAAATTCCTTTGTCATCTTATAACCGAATCTTGGATAATAGCTTTCGTGTCCCAACAATATTACCGAGCCAAAGCCTAAATCTTTGGCTTTTTTATGGGCAAACTCAATCAGCTTCCCCCCAATACCCTTACCCTGAAAATTTTGCAGTACAGCAACCGGAGCCAATGCAAGTGAAGGGTAACTATTGGTGTCCGCATCCACGATGTTGATTTTTGTAAGCAATATAAAACCGATGATCTCATTGTTTACTTCGGCAACAAGCGATAATTCCGGGATGAACGCATCGGAATTCCTTAACCGTTCAACCAGGTATTGTTCCTTATGGTCGGTAAACCGTTCTTTTTCAAAGGCGTTTTTTATCAACGCAAAAACAGCATTGAAGTCTTCTTTTTTCTCGGTTCTTATTTTTACATTCATAACTTAATAACAAAAAAAATTGCACCATTGTGCCTTATACGGATATTTAAGAACCCTAAAGTTATTGATTATTCCTCTTCAGATTTGTTAAAATTATTTCCTTTACGGAATTTTAAATACCGATAAGGTACCGCATCAAAATCCGTCGTACGTCTTTATTGTCCTGATAGCTTTTGATATGCGACAATCGTTGTTCGTTTGCTGTTTCTTTGGAGCAGAATCCAAAACCTTTGTACACACCGTTCTCAATATATACAATTCCTTTTTCATCATCCGTCCTTCCGGCAACCTCAAACAACTTCGTGAATTTCTCAAAGGTGGTTTTGTTTAAAAAAGCATCCACACGGCTGTTGTATGTTTCCTTGGATTCCTTATCTACACAAGCTCCGTTACACTCTTTTAACTGGTATTGGAAACAGGAAGAACTGCTTTTGTAAAGACCATTTATCTTTTGGCACAAACGGTAGCTTTCCGTAATACGGAACAATGCCGATTTGGCTTCCCTTAAGGTGGTAAAAGAAGTGATTTCTTCCTTTTCGGATTGTATTTTTTCGATAATCAATCCTTTATAGCCATTAACATCTTCTTTGTACAAACCATATTGGTAAATGGTGCGCCGCTGCGAACGGTTGTAAAGGGGCTGGTGTTTTTTGATTAAATCTGATTCATATAGTAACGAAATCAATTCGCTCCCCATGACTTCGCAGGCAATCCGTTTGGTAAACAGCTGTATCTTCAGTGATTTCCGGTCTTTGCCCGAAAAATGCTGCTGTACCCGTTTTTTAATGTTGATGCTTTTGCCGATATAGATCAGTTCGTCTTTTTCATCATAAAAGAAATAAACGCCTGCACTGCAAGGCAGGCAGTTAATTATTTCGGTTAAATCGTATCTCATTTTCCCCGGTTTTTCAGGTTGGCAACTTCGGCTTTCAGCTCTCGGAACATACTGATGATGGTCTGGTTGTCAAGATTGAAATCTTCTTTGGTAAATTCCTCGGTGGCAATACTTGCGGCATATTCCCAAAGTTCCAGCACATCGGTCAAGGGGATCTCATACGGCTCATAAAAATCATTGTCGGCAGCTACCAACAGGTAGCCGTCTGTTGCCTTCACCAGCTTTTTATAGGTCATCCCTTCGTTCCTGGTAATGAATACGTAGCCTTTCCCTTTTTTCAGTTCACGGACATTCTCAACATATTTTCCGACGATATAGGAGCCGTCTTTATGGGGCGGCATGCTGTCACCTTCTACGGGAAACGCCCGGTATTTTCCCGATCCCAGAAATGGTAATGAAATGGTTTGCAGGCTTTCGATATACTCCGGATCGGCGTAGCCGTCCAGATAACCCATTGATGCCTTATGCGGTACGATTTCAATCTGGTGTTCTTTTCCGCCGTTTACAACCACGGGCAGGATGATCCGGTTGTCGGGCAGTTCCATAATTTCTTTTATGGAAATTTTCCGTAAATCAACCGACAATAAAAGATCGATGCTCACGTGGTAGTACCTTGATATTTTCAACAGTATATCCAACGGCGGATCGGACGCCCCATCTTCATATTTTGCATAACGTCCACGCGTGATGCCAAGGGCATCGGCGACCTTTTGCTGAGAGCTTCCCAACTGATTGCGTAAATAGCGCATATTCTCTGATAGAAACGGCATTCTGTAAATTGCTATAAATTATAGCAACAAAAGTAATGAATTATGATACAATCTGTACTAATTTTGTTAGCACAATAATGTTAAATGTAGAAGGAGGGATAAGATGGAACGAGCTGTTGTCCATATGGATTTAGACACTTTTTTTGTGTCCTGTGAACGGTTGAACAATGATAAGCTGAAAGGAATCCCCGTAATCATCGGTGGTGGCGACCGCGGTGTGGTGGCTTCGTGTTCCTATGAAGCAAGGTACTTCGGGGTACGTTCGGCTATGCCCGTTAAAATGGCATTAAGGCTGTGCCCCGAAGCAAAAGTCATTAAAGGCGATATGGAAATGTACTCGAAACTTTCCCATACCGTAACGGAAATTATCGAGGAAAAAGCACCTGTAGTGGAGAAAGCCAGCATTGACGAGCACTATCTGGATATTTCGGGTATAGACCGCTTTTTCGGAGCTTATCAATGGACGAATGAACTGATGCAGTCGGTTACCAGACATACAGGACTGCCTGTTTCTTTTGCTCTGTCGGTTAATAAAACCGTGGCAAAGATCGGTACCGGCGAAGCTAAGCCGAGCGGTAAAAAGGAAATCCGGCAGGAAATGGTACGCCCGTTTCTGAATCCCTTATCCATCAAAAAAATTCCCGGCGTCGGCGATGCTTCCTTTCAGTTATTGTCACGTATCGGTATCCGCCAGATACATACGCTGGCGGAAATGCCGATGGAGGTCTTGCAGCAGATGATCGGCAAAAACGGTATTGACCTGTGGAAAAAAGCCAACGGCATTGATAACCATCCGGTGGAGCCTTACTCGGAAAGAAAGTCATTATCCACCGAGCATACTTTTACACAGGATACCATTGACATTCCTAAGCTAAAGGCACTCATAAGCGGTATGGTCGAAAAGCTGGCGTACCAGCTCCGCAGCGAACAATGGCTGACCTCTACCGTAGTGATTAAGATCCGCTATGCCAACTTTGATACCGAAACCAAACAATGCCGTGTTTCATATACTTCGGCAGACCATACGCTGTTAAAAGCGGTATTGGAATTGTTTGACAAGCTCTACAATCGCCGGATGCGCATCCGTTTGATCGGTATCCGTTTTACGGGGCTGGTACGGGGAAGCTTGCAGATCAACCTGTTTGAGGATACGCAGGAAATGGTTGCACTATACCAGGCAATGGATCGGATTAAAAACCGATTTGGCTACGATAAGGTGGGGCGTGCCTGCGGGTTCCGTTTTAAAGTCAAGGAAGGACAATAGTTATGTATCTGAATTGCCATTCCTTTTACAGCCTGCGTTACGGTACCCTTTCATTGGATGAACTGGTACAGCAGGCAAAAGCCTGTAATGTGACAGCTCTTGCCTTGACCGATATTAATACCGTCACGGGAATCTATGATTTTACCAAAGCTTGTCAAAAAGCGGGTATCAAACCCATCGTCGGAATGGAAATCCGTGACGATGCCAACCGCCTTTTATATATCGCACTGGCAAAAAGCCGTGCCGGTATCGGAGAAATATGCAGGCTATTGACCGCTCATAATTGCGATGGTAGGGAATTATCCGAAACAGCTCCCGTTTTTAAGAACGTCATCACCATTTACCCGGTGGGCAACGTGCCTAAGCAGCTTAAAGAAAACGAATACGTCGGCATCCGTTCCGACCAGCTGAACATACTGATTCGTCCGGAGTGGAAAGAGCGAATGGATCAATTGGTCATTTTGCAACCTGTTACCGTATCAAACAAAACAGAACACAACCTGCACCGCATTTTAAGGACAATTGATCAAAACGTCATCCTTTCCAAACTTGTAGAAGACGACTATTGCCGTGCCGATGAAATAATGAAACCGCAGCACGAACTGCTTGCAGTGTATAGGGATTACCCGCAGTTGATAGCCAACACCGTCAAAGTATTGGAGAGCTGTGACTTTGAATATGATTTTACAACGCCCAAGAACAAAAAGCATTATACCGGAAGCAAGGAAAGCGACATAAAACTGCTGACGGGGCTTGCCGAAGCAGGTCTTAAAAAAAGGTATGGTAAGCATCATAGAGCGGCACACCAACGGGTGGAAAAGGAACTGAAGGTTATTCATGAATTGGGGTTTAGCGGTTATTTTTTGATTACATGGGATATTGTACGGTACAGTAATAGTTTGGGCTTTATGCACATCGGGCGCGGCAGCGGTGCCAACAGCATCATTGCCTATTGCTTGGGTATTACCGACATCTGCCCGTTGGAGCTGGATCTGTATTTTGAGCGGTTCTTAAACCTGAACCGCAAGACTCCACCTGATTTTGACATCGACTGGTCGTGGCAGGAACGCGATACCATCCTGCAATATATCTTTGACCGTTACGGTAAGGAGCACGTGGCGTTTTGCGGTACTAACGTGGAATTTAAGTACCGCTCCATCTTTCGTGAAGTCGGTAAAGTATTCGGATTGCCAAAAGAAGAACTGGACGCGTTGGCGACCAATCCCGTTGACCGGCACGACGATAATTCGGTGGTCAAACTGGTACATAAATACGGTAAGCTATTGGAAAAATACCCGAACCAGCGAAGTATGCATTCCTGCGGGATCATTATTTCAGAGGAACCCATTACCAATTACACCGCACTGGAAATGCCTCCCAAAGGTTTTCCGATCGTTCAGTTTGATATGCACATTGCCGAGGACATTGGTTTTGAAAAATTCGATATTCTAAGCCAGCGGGGTATCGGGCATATCAACGATGCCGTAAAGCTCATCAAAAAGAACAAAGGAATCAATGTGGATATACGCGATACCTCTCTTTCCAAAGACGAAAAGCTGTGCAATGATTTTTTAAGCCGCGGTCAGACCATCGGTTGTTTTTATATTGAAAGCCCTGCTATGCGGGGCTTGTTAAGAAGGCTAAAATGCGATAATTATAAAACGTTGGTTGCAGCGTCGTCCATCATACGTCCCGGAGTGGCACAGTCCGGTATGATGAAGGAGTATATTTTCAGGCACAACTATCCCGATCAATTCGAGTATT is from Flavobacterium dauae and encodes:
- a CDS encoding PRTRC system ThiF family protein, with amino-acid sequence MKTEKEKVHFTDNYLLDPTNPITVNVIGAGGTGSKVLTALMEMNHSLIALEHAGLQVRLWDDDIITTANLGRQRFADCEVGLYKSVALINRCNRFSGTNWKAETQKFEKDFFGKCPNTALATITITCVDSVKARFEVAEILKARGYGGNYRDTPTYWLDFGNSRHTGQVLLSTVGKIQQPKSEKFETVAKLPFVTDEFGELLRQSEQQDDTPSCSLAEALDKQDLYINSSLTQMGCSLLWSLFRNGMTPYRGFFHNLKDFTTHPIKVA
- a CDS encoding PRTRC system protein B, whose amino-acid sequence is MNTVNNITEKIGTLYHPQSALVFYQSKDKNAGMYVEHFDMDSNGIPVNAHPLTVKEGNALAGALKINEEKNRTFLKPKGILPTNILHINPSEKGTVLWYTKARQRQLYFVESLGIPSGKAHVPPLLWYADKETLSVFALASDRRPIEKTPLHYAPFFNIYEKGDVCMGTVTIDIKNSASVEEFTQAWEDYFFNSYFSHLLGSYNPIKGNCVNLWEDLVGTDKPFPKERLKKNNRTLKKLL
- a CDS encoding ISAon1 family transposase, with product MGGFFGVNGKKLQRQYKKHLSSFSTWQPKEHAHQWIVYPQNIGTHLAIDEVALSQGELYTIVTNKKAKGKKGSLVAIIAGTKTEQVIEHISKIDLKKRQAVIEITLDMANSMKLIAKKCFPKAVQVTDRFHVQKLTLEALQELRIKHRWEAMDKENQAVLQAKSENKTYNPPILNNGDTVKQLLVRSRYLLYKSREKWTKNQEERAEILFKLYPDIKTAYSLSAQLRTIYNSKNDKNSAMLKLAHWYRKVEEAGFKNFNIVLNTIKGNYQSILNYFDNRSTNASAEAFNAKIKAFRSQFRGVRKIDFFLFRLSKLFA
- a CDS encoding single-stranded DNA-binding protein, which codes for MNIIGRLTRDAEVRTTSQDKQVVNFSVAVNDSYQNKEGERIEQTAYFDCSYWKTPNVVKMLTKGLLVELTGRISTRAWIGKDGEPKAGLNFHTSDIKPLAGGRKAETVQATAQSETNSIAGQSTEDDLPF
- a CDS encoding molybdenum ABC transporter ATP-binding protein, translating into METKSIATKFVRHDVPELKTLQNAKVYLLREKLNKGEKMNRAEKNWLAEAVNRNAFFKRAVPLQGYRFGFEDVLKTYVVKQYGSWAEYNAPDKTSLRSIVYGSIDRIAEISN
- a CDS encoding PRTRC system protein E; protein product: MNTNFFNQIAQLDFTGNLQLTITKGVENNLIVLVYLNNEQCGDNAKNLIPPLTYNGTPQEFDEEFFEKITTPVQKVSGLMVDMENFQMQLDDAKKQSAMEKDKSDKEKKLQDAKDKKYKDAMAKADELEKEGKYRDAWVKVPEPAEYPEKKEEIIKRRSELSAKFAPDLFGTPQEQEKSEPQQEGLYPNYPESEENDVYYEEDEQEY
- a CDS encoding PRTRC system protein C, which codes for MLLTLDRPRIFILKENGQDVRLTDPEPRWSVQAVMNFFANRYPILTTAKASAPQIKDEAIEYRFESVMGTKG
- a CDS encoding DUF932 domain-containing protein — its product is MAHNINFNEQTGRYSFFSVQQKAWHGLGQIVEQYPTSEEAIRHAGLDYEVVKSPLFTKGSGIIETAQGIEIGNTELEVPDYFANIRTDNNAVLGVVGKDYHIVQNRDAFNFFDSIVGSGEGILYETAGALGKGERIFITAKLPDYIRVGTGDDVTEKYIFLTTSHDGSGSITAAFTPIRIVCQNTLNASLRNMTNVVRIKHTSGAKQRIENAHKIMGLANTLSNQLEGIFNEWAKVKVTDREVKKLIQMALCPNKETFDLLKKGAEDEVSTVFKNVVDNVFTYAMISDTQKMDTTKGTLFGAYNAVTGYYQNVRNYKNDEAKLQSIVLGGTAQQKTQKAFDLCTAFATEGAEILNFN
- a CDS encoding ISAon1 family transposase N-terminal region protein — encoded protein: MEAYLELLKLILPTFLVDHFDLNSFKNSEENLHLYFEEKLSPPKEFNSEDLVSKGFLDEITIQDFPLRGKLVYLHIKRRRWTNKNTGEIVKRNWQLVAKGTRMTQEFAAFLKEINR